A genomic region of Melopsittacus undulatus isolate bMelUnd1 chromosome 5, bMelUnd1.mat.Z, whole genome shotgun sequence contains the following coding sequences:
- the HBP1 gene encoding HMG box-containing protein 1 isoform X1 translates to MATGLSDTSEHPNMVWKVKTNQMPNAVQKLLLVVDKRTSGMNESLELLKCNENLPSSPGYASCDEHMELDDLPELQAVQTDSTPPALFQLGADVSHQECSRPSWNQHTSNSNSESAYSCENGVNWLTELANIATSPQSPLMQCSFYNRSSPVHIIATSKSLHSYARPPPGSSKNDPSFSKNDVDETPVRHERANSESESGIFCMSSLSDDDDLGWCHSWPSTVWHCFLKGSRLCFHKGRNKEWQDVEDFARAESCGKDENLPASPYKGYGSDGLKLISHEESISFGESVLKLTFDPGTVEDGLLTVECRLDHPFYVKNKGWSSFYPSLTVVQHGIPCCEMHLGDLCLPPGHPDAINFDDSGVFDTFKSYDFTPMDSSAVYVLSSMARQRRASLSCGGSNSQEAERSECSSKNCASTASSHLSSSSLYSKAGKSHSSGTASTVSATSPNKCKRPMNAFMLFAKKYRVEYTQMYPGKDNRAISVILGDRWKKMKNEERRMYTLEAKALAEEQKRLNPDCWKRKRTNSGSQQH, encoded by the exons ATGGCGACGGGTTTG TCAGATACTTCGGAGCATCCTAACATGGTGTGGAAAGTGAAGACAAATCAAATGCCTAATGCTGTTCAGAAACTCCTTCTGGTAGTGGATAAGAGAACTTCAGGGATGAATGAGTCACTGGAGTTGCTGAAGTGTAATGAAAATCTGCCCTCTTCTCCTGGATATGCATCCTGCGATGAGCACATGGAACTTG ATGATCTTCCTGAACTACAGGCTGTGCAGACAGATTCTACCCCACCTGCGCTTTTTCAGCTTGGTGCTGATGTTTCACATCAGGAATGTTCAAGGCCTTCATGGAACCAACATACCTCAAACAGCAATTCAGAAAGTGCTTATTCTTGTGAGAATGGGGTGAACTGGTTGACAGAATTAGCAAATATAGCCACAAGTCCTCAGAGTCCTTTGATGCAGTGCTCTTTTTATAACAG ATCATCTCCTGTTCACATAATAGCTACAAGCAAAAGTTTACATTCCTATGCACGTCCTCCACCAGGATCTTCAAAGAATGATCCCAGCTTCTCCAAGAATGATGTGGATGAAACACCAGTCAGACATGAAAGG gcaaATAGTGAATCAGAATCTGGCATTTTCTGCATGTCATCACTTTCAGATGATGATGATTTAGGATGGTGCCATTCCTGGCCCTCAACTGTTTGGCATTGTTTTCTAAAAG GCTCTCGTTTGTGCTTTCATAAAGGACGCAATAAAGAATGGCAGGATGTTGAGGATTTTGCAAGAGCTGAAAGCtgtggaaaagatgaaaatctgCCAGCAAGTCCATACAAG GGCTATGGTTCTGATGGTCTGAAGTTGATTTCTCATGAAGAAAGCATTTCCTTTGGTGAGTCAGTGCTGAAGCTGACTTTTGATCCTGGCACAGTGGAAGATGGCTTGCTTACAGTAGAATGCAGACTCGATCAccctttttatgttaaaaataaag GTTGGTCATCTTTTTATCCAAGCTTGACTGTGGTACAGCATGGCATTCCATGCTGTGAAATGCATCTTGGAGATCTGTGTCTACCTCCTGGACACCCTGATGCCATTAACTTTGATGATTCAGGTGTTTTTGATACatttaaaag CTACGATTTTACCCCAATGGATTCCTCTGCAGTTTATGTGCTAAGCAGCATGGCTCGTCAGCGTCGCGCTTCTCTGTCCTGTGGAGGATCAAACAGTCAGGAGGCTGAGAGATCAGAGTGCAGTAGTAAAAACTGTGCATCTACTGCATCGTCACATCTTTCCTCCAGTTCATTGTACAGCAAAGCTGGCAAAAGCCACAGCTCAGGGACTGCAAGTACTGTGAGTGCCACTTCTCCAAACAAGTGCAAAAGACCAATGAATGCCTTCATGCTTTTTGCCAAAAAATACAGAGTTGAATACACTCAGATGTATCCAGGGAAAGACAACAG AGCCATAAGTGTGATACTTGGTGACaggtggaagaaaatgaaaaacgAAGAAAGACGGATGTACACTCTAGAAGCCAAGGCCTTGGCAGAAGAACAGAAACGTCTAAATCCTGACTGTTGGAAACGAAAACGAACAAATTCT GGCTCACAACAGCATTAA
- the HBP1 gene encoding HMG box-containing protein 1 isoform X2, with protein sequence MVWKVKTNQMPNAVQKLLLVVDKRTSGMNESLELLKCNENLPSSPGYASCDEHMELDDLPELQAVQTDSTPPALFQLGADVSHQECSRPSWNQHTSNSNSESAYSCENGVNWLTELANIATSPQSPLMQCSFYNRSSPVHIIATSKSLHSYARPPPGSSKNDPSFSKNDVDETPVRHERANSESESGIFCMSSLSDDDDLGWCHSWPSTVWHCFLKGSRLCFHKGRNKEWQDVEDFARAESCGKDENLPASPYKGYGSDGLKLISHEESISFGESVLKLTFDPGTVEDGLLTVECRLDHPFYVKNKGWSSFYPSLTVVQHGIPCCEMHLGDLCLPPGHPDAINFDDSGVFDTFKSYDFTPMDSSAVYVLSSMARQRRASLSCGGSNSQEAERSECSSKNCASTASSHLSSSSLYSKAGKSHSSGTASTVSATSPNKCKRPMNAFMLFAKKYRVEYTQMYPGKDNRAISVILGDRWKKMKNEERRMYTLEAKALAEEQKRLNPDCWKRKRTNSGSQQH encoded by the exons ATGGTGTGGAAAGTGAAGACAAATCAAATGCCTAATGCTGTTCAGAAACTCCTTCTGGTAGTGGATAAGAGAACTTCAGGGATGAATGAGTCACTGGAGTTGCTGAAGTGTAATGAAAATCTGCCCTCTTCTCCTGGATATGCATCCTGCGATGAGCACATGGAACTTG ATGATCTTCCTGAACTACAGGCTGTGCAGACAGATTCTACCCCACCTGCGCTTTTTCAGCTTGGTGCTGATGTTTCACATCAGGAATGTTCAAGGCCTTCATGGAACCAACATACCTCAAACAGCAATTCAGAAAGTGCTTATTCTTGTGAGAATGGGGTGAACTGGTTGACAGAATTAGCAAATATAGCCACAAGTCCTCAGAGTCCTTTGATGCAGTGCTCTTTTTATAACAG ATCATCTCCTGTTCACATAATAGCTACAAGCAAAAGTTTACATTCCTATGCACGTCCTCCACCAGGATCTTCAAAGAATGATCCCAGCTTCTCCAAGAATGATGTGGATGAAACACCAGTCAGACATGAAAGG gcaaATAGTGAATCAGAATCTGGCATTTTCTGCATGTCATCACTTTCAGATGATGATGATTTAGGATGGTGCCATTCCTGGCCCTCAACTGTTTGGCATTGTTTTCTAAAAG GCTCTCGTTTGTGCTTTCATAAAGGACGCAATAAAGAATGGCAGGATGTTGAGGATTTTGCAAGAGCTGAAAGCtgtggaaaagatgaaaatctgCCAGCAAGTCCATACAAG GGCTATGGTTCTGATGGTCTGAAGTTGATTTCTCATGAAGAAAGCATTTCCTTTGGTGAGTCAGTGCTGAAGCTGACTTTTGATCCTGGCACAGTGGAAGATGGCTTGCTTACAGTAGAATGCAGACTCGATCAccctttttatgttaaaaataaag GTTGGTCATCTTTTTATCCAAGCTTGACTGTGGTACAGCATGGCATTCCATGCTGTGAAATGCATCTTGGAGATCTGTGTCTACCTCCTGGACACCCTGATGCCATTAACTTTGATGATTCAGGTGTTTTTGATACatttaaaag CTACGATTTTACCCCAATGGATTCCTCTGCAGTTTATGTGCTAAGCAGCATGGCTCGTCAGCGTCGCGCTTCTCTGTCCTGTGGAGGATCAAACAGTCAGGAGGCTGAGAGATCAGAGTGCAGTAGTAAAAACTGTGCATCTACTGCATCGTCACATCTTTCCTCCAGTTCATTGTACAGCAAAGCTGGCAAAAGCCACAGCTCAGGGACTGCAAGTACTGTGAGTGCCACTTCTCCAAACAAGTGCAAAAGACCAATGAATGCCTTCATGCTTTTTGCCAAAAAATACAGAGTTGAATACACTCAGATGTATCCAGGGAAAGACAACAG AGCCATAAGTGTGATACTTGGTGACaggtggaagaaaatgaaaaacgAAGAAAGACGGATGTACACTCTAGAAGCCAAGGCCTTGGCAGAAGAACAGAAACGTCTAAATCCTGACTGTTGGAAACGAAAACGAACAAATTCT GGCTCACAACAGCATTAA